From one Streptomyces sp. CA-210063 genomic stretch:
- a CDS encoding siderophore-interacting protein, which translates to MTTHLTVTRGEMLTPNLRRVWFHSEDLSAFAESEYTDRYVKLVFPKHGVRYPEPFDMRALRRTLPPEDLPAVRTYTALFPDVASGTMAIDFVLHGDEGVAGPWAAAAVPGDQLMANGPGGGYRPDLSADWHLLVGDESALPAITAALAELPDTAVARVVALVDSPAHEPTLPLPQNGEVTYVHRSGTDAKTPLLAAVRDMDWLPGRVHTFVHGEAHEVMHELRPHLLTERRLTREQVSLSGYWRRGRSEEGFRVWKSELARGEGTRAPGAVKRRP; encoded by the coding sequence GTGACGACCCACCTGACCGTGACGCGCGGCGAGATGCTGACACCGAACCTGCGACGTGTGTGGTTCCACAGCGAGGACCTCTCGGCCTTCGCAGAGAGTGAGTACACCGACCGCTACGTCAAGCTGGTCTTCCCGAAGCACGGAGTCCGCTACCCGGAACCGTTCGACATGCGCGCTCTGCGCCGCACGCTGCCACCCGAGGACCTGCCCGCCGTTCGCACCTACACCGCGCTCTTCCCTGATGTCGCATCCGGCACGATGGCCATCGACTTCGTGCTCCACGGCGACGAAGGAGTCGCGGGTCCCTGGGCGGCCGCGGCGGTGCCGGGGGACCAGCTCATGGCCAACGGACCGGGCGGCGGCTACCGTCCCGACCTCTCGGCCGACTGGCACCTGCTGGTGGGCGACGAGTCCGCGCTGCCGGCGATCACGGCCGCGCTGGCGGAGCTGCCGGACACCGCGGTGGCTCGAGTTGTGGCTCTGGTCGACTCACCGGCGCACGAGCCGACCCTCCCCCTCCCGCAGAACGGCGAGGTCACCTACGTCCATCGAAGCGGAACGGACGCAAAGACCCCGCTCCTGGCGGCCGTGCGGGACATGGACTGGTTGCCCGGGCGGGTGCACACGTTCGTGCACGGGGAGGCACACGAGGTCATGCACGAGCTACGGCCCCACCTTCTCACCGAACGTCGTCTGACCCGCGAGCAGGTGTCCCTCTCCGGCTACTGGCGCCGCGGACGGTCGGAGGAGGGCTTCCGCGTCTGGAAGTCCGAACTGGCCCGAGGCGAAGGAACGCGCGCTCCCGGTGCTGTAAAACGTCGCCCGTGA